From Thermomonas sp. XSG, one genomic window encodes:
- a CDS encoding cytochrome c/FTR1 family iron permease translates to MVPAFLRRLLLATLLVAAGLSPVAAQDGSDVRQAWQLLDYIAVDYGGAVADGKVVSDGEYAEMREFSATARERIGALPDNPRRGVLLAQADGLIALVQRRADAAQVAQAAHALADGLLAAYGDGSAAMPTPDPAGAAGLYAAQCAGCHGATGRGDGPAAAGMVPAPIDFTDLTRATQRSPLALYEAISRGVAGTAMPAYAQLDEAQRWALAFHVGGMAFDAASRREGEALWARDDGRLHAALPSLQALVRSSPAQLAQVLDARQAAAITAFLRAQPQALRQAGEAKPATLALARSQLQAALRAYADGDRKRASALALSAYLDGVEPVEPLLAARDTPLLRGIETAMGKLRSDIAAGAGIDAIRQDAAQAVLLFDRADRVLQEGRGDVTAAFLGSFAILLREGLEAMLVVIGMIAFLRKSGRSEALPWVHAGWTLALAAGGITWALATWLVDISGASRELTEGLSSLFAALVLLGVGIWMHQKSLAGRWQHYLRERVSAALGRRSMVFLFVLAFVAVYREVFETILFYAAMWSPDTARAILAGMATGVALLALVAWALLRLGMHLPIGKFFAWSSALIAVLAVVLAGKGVAALQEAGWIGLGAVAAPRVDWLGVFPTWQTLLAQLLVLLVAALGFWINQRGGRPAAAA, encoded by the coding sequence ATGGTCCCCGCCTTCCTCCGTCGCCTGCTACTGGCCACCCTGCTGGTCGCCGCCGGGCTGTCCCCGGTTGCGGCGCAGGACGGCAGCGACGTGCGCCAGGCCTGGCAGCTGCTGGACTACATCGCGGTGGACTACGGCGGCGCGGTGGCCGATGGCAAGGTGGTGAGCGACGGCGAATACGCGGAAATGCGCGAGTTCTCCGCCACCGCGCGCGAACGCATCGGCGCGCTGCCGGACAATCCTCGGCGTGGTGTGCTGCTGGCGCAGGCGGATGGGCTGATCGCGCTGGTGCAGCGCCGGGCCGATGCGGCTCAGGTCGCGCAGGCTGCGCATGCGCTGGCTGACGGGCTGCTGGCGGCCTACGGGGACGGCAGCGCGGCGATGCCGACGCCGGATCCGGCCGGCGCGGCCGGCCTGTATGCCGCGCAGTGCGCCGGCTGCCACGGAGCCACCGGACGCGGCGACGGCCCGGCGGCCGCGGGCATGGTGCCGGCGCCGATCGATTTCACCGACCTCACGCGCGCGACCCAGCGCAGCCCGCTGGCGCTGTATGAGGCGATCAGCCGTGGCGTGGCCGGCACCGCCATGCCGGCGTATGCGCAGCTGGACGAAGCGCAGCGGTGGGCGCTGGCGTTCCACGTCGGCGGCATGGCCTTCGATGCCGCCAGCCGCCGCGAGGGCGAAGCGCTGTGGGCACGGGACGATGGCCGGCTGCACGCCGCGCTGCCCTCCCTGCAGGCGCTGGTGCGCAGCAGCCCGGCGCAGCTGGCGCAGGTACTGGACGCCCGCCAGGCCGCCGCCATCACCGCGTTCCTGCGCGCACAGCCGCAGGCGCTGCGGCAGGCAGGCGAGGCCAAGCCGGCGACGCTGGCGCTCGCGCGCAGCCAGCTGCAGGCCGCCCTGCGGGCGTATGCCGACGGTGATCGCAAGCGGGCGTCGGCACTGGCGCTGTCGGCCTACCTCGATGGGGTGGAGCCGGTGGAGCCGCTGCTGGCCGCACGCGATACCCCGCTGCTGCGCGGGATCGAAACCGCGATGGGCAAGCTGCGCTCGGACATCGCCGCGGGCGCCGGCATCGACGCGATCCGCCAGGACGCGGCGCAGGCAGTGCTGCTGTTCGACCGCGCCGACCGAGTGCTGCAGGAAGGCCGCGGCGACGTTACCGCCGCCTTCCTCGGCAGCTTCGCCATCCTGCTGCGCGAAGGACTGGAGGCGATGCTGGTGGTGATCGGCATGATCGCCTTCCTGCGCAAGAGCGGCCGCTCCGAAGCACTGCCGTGGGTGCACGCGGGCTGGACGCTGGCACTGGCAGCGGGCGGCATCACCTGGGCGCTGGCCACCTGGCTGGTCGACATCAGCGGCGCCAGCCGCGAGTTGACCGAAGGCCTGTCGTCGCTGTTCGCCGCGCTGGTGCTGCTGGGCGTGGGCATCTGGATGCACCAGAAGAGCCTGGCCGGCCGCTGGCAGCACTACCTGCGCGAGCGGGTCTCGGCCGCGCTGGGGCGGCGCTCGATGGTGTTTCTGTTCGTGCTGGCCTTCGTGGCGGTATACCGCGAGGTGTTCGAAACCATCCTCTTCTATGCCGCGATGTGGTCGCCGGACACCGCGCGCGCGATCCTCGCCGGCATGGCCACCGGCGTGGCGCTGCTGGCACTGGTGGCATGGGCGCTGCTGCGGCTGGGCATGCACCTGCCGATCGGCAAGTTCTTCGCCTGGAGCTCGGCGCTGATCGCGGTGCTGGCGGTGGTGCTGGCCGGCAAGGGCGTGGCCGCACTGCAGGAGGCGGGCTGGATCGGGCTGGGCGCGGTGGCCGCGCCGCGGGTCGACTGGCTGGGCGTGTTCCCGACCTGGCAGACGCTGCTGGCACAGCTGCTGGTGCTGCTGGTCGCCGCATTGGGCTTCTGGATCAACCAGCGCGGCGGGCGTCCCGCAGCCGCGGCGTAG
- the nagA gene encoding N-acetylglucosamine-6-phosphate deacetylase, producing the protein MTTRIFHNGHVLTARGFERDACVVVEDGHVVALLHGEPPARGERINLQGGWLVPGFIDVQVNGGGGFLFNNDPSVEAIAAIGRAHRGFGTTGFLPTLISDDAAVMQRAIDATRSAIAQGVPGVLGIHLEGPYLAPARRGTHDAGKFRVPDAAEIAMATSLDSGITVITLAPECVPAGTIRALVARGAIVCAGHSAASYEEVRGGLAAGITGFTHLYNAMTPLQGREPGVVGAALEDADSWVGVIVDGVHVHPASLKVAIAAKPQGKVLLVTDAMPMVGGATPSFDLYGETITAVDGVVRNAAGALAGSALDMTSAVRNTVRLLGLSLDEACRMASQYPAEFLGLGGERGRIAPGYRADLVLLDAGVNVRRCWIGGDE; encoded by the coding sequence ATGACCACCCGCATCTTCCACAACGGCCACGTCCTCACCGCGCGCGGCTTCGAGCGCGATGCCTGCGTGGTGGTCGAGGACGGCCACGTCGTCGCGCTGCTGCACGGCGAGCCGCCGGCGCGCGGCGAACGCATCAACCTGCAGGGCGGCTGGCTGGTGCCCGGCTTCATCGACGTGCAGGTCAACGGCGGCGGTGGCTTCCTGTTCAACAACGACCCCAGCGTCGAGGCGATTGCCGCCATCGGCCGCGCGCATCGCGGCTTCGGCACCACCGGTTTCCTGCCCACCCTGATCAGCGATGACGCCGCGGTGATGCAGCGCGCGATCGATGCCACCCGCAGCGCCATCGCGCAGGGTGTGCCCGGTGTGCTCGGCATCCATCTGGAAGGGCCGTACCTCGCGCCGGCGCGCAGGGGCACCCACGATGCCGGCAAGTTCCGCGTACCGGATGCGGCGGAAATCGCGATGGCGACGTCGCTGGACAGCGGCATCACCGTCATCACGCTGGCGCCGGAATGCGTGCCGGCGGGAACGATCCGCGCGCTGGTGGCGCGCGGCGCGATCGTCTGCGCCGGCCACAGCGCCGCCAGCTACGAGGAAGTCCGGGGCGGCCTCGCTGCGGGCATCACCGGCTTCACCCACCTCTACAACGCGATGACCCCACTGCAGGGCCGCGAGCCCGGCGTGGTCGGTGCGGCGCTGGAGGATGCCGACAGCTGGGTCGGGGTGATCGTCGACGGCGTGCACGTGCATCCGGCCAGCCTGAAGGTGGCCATTGCCGCCAAGCCGCAGGGCAAGGTGCTGCTGGTGACCGACGCGATGCCGATGGTCGGCGGCGCCACGCCCAGCTTCGACCTCTATGGCGAAACCATCACCGCCGTCGACGGCGTGGTGCGCAATGCCGCCGGCGCGCTGGCGGGCTCCGCGCTGGACATGACCAGCGCCGTCCGCAACACCGTGCGCCTGCTCGGCCTGTCGCTGGATGAAGCCTGCCGGATGGCGTCGCAGTACCCGGCCGAGTTCCTTGGCCTGGGCGGCGAACGGGGGCGGATCGCGCCCGGCTATCGCGCCGACCTGGTATTGCTGGATGCCGGGGTGAACGTGCGGCGCTGCTGGATCGGCGGCGACGAATGA
- a CDS encoding DUF484 family protein, whose protein sequence is MDFNDATEKLGAHEVAAWLRRHPAFLQQFPDLALTLVVPRENGPTASLASYQLDILREKNRELTKRLHELFANAQENERLAVRTHQLTLALLKQDSAASTLRAMAAALAEDFHGDLVRIIGFRAVDGLEDADWFQHIAEDHPRVEGFRDILAAGEPVCGRLHPDKNALLYGVRADEVQSSALLALPGVGLVAVGSRDANRFFPGMGTLFLRMMGEALAAGLRRFG, encoded by the coding sequence ATGGATTTCAACGACGCCACCGAGAAGCTCGGCGCGCACGAAGTGGCGGCCTGGCTGCGCCGACACCCGGCCTTCCTGCAGCAGTTCCCGGACCTGGCGCTGACCCTGGTGGTGCCGCGCGAGAACGGTCCCACCGCCTCGCTGGCCAGCTACCAGCTGGACATCCTGCGCGAGAAGAACCGCGAGCTGACCAAGCGCCTGCACGAGCTGTTCGCCAACGCGCAGGAAAACGAGCGGCTGGCGGTGCGCACGCACCAGCTCACCTTGGCGCTGCTGAAGCAGGACAGCGCGGCCAGCACCCTGCGCGCGATGGCGGCGGCGCTGGCCGAGGACTTCCACGGCGATCTGGTGCGCATCATCGGCTTCCGCGCCGTTGACGGGCTGGAGGATGCGGACTGGTTCCAGCACATCGCCGAGGATCATCCGCGGGTGGAAGGTTTCCGCGACATCCTCGCCGCCGGCGAGCCGGTCTGCGGCCGCCTGCACCCGGACAAGAACGCGCTGCTGTACGGCGTGCGTGCCGACGAAGTGCAGAGTTCCGCGCTGCTGGCGTTGCCGGGCGTGGGCCTGGTGGCGGTGGGCAGCCGTGACGCCAACCGGTTCTTCCCCGGCATGGGCACGCTGTTCCTGCGCATGATGGGCGAGGCGCTGGCGGCGGGACTGCGGCGCTTCGGCTGA
- the dapF gene encoding diaminopimelate epimerase, with protein MRFTKMHGAGNDFVVLDLRGGLPVPTPALCARLGDRHFGVGCDQILTIEPPRNAGSIAAYRIWNADGSASGQCGNGARCVAAWLVRDGAAPADAGFAIESPAGVHPVRHDGVGGFIIDMGAPRFAPADIPLAGVDGEHAEYTLAIDGETLCFGAVSMGNPHAVIEVADVDAADVARIGQAVQASAMFPASANVGFAQVLAPDRIRLRVFERGVGETLACGSGACAAVAVLARRGRVQADAEVAVDLPGGTLRIRNDTAANSVFMAGPAAFVFEGNLLFQEQP; from the coding sequence ATGCGTTTCACCAAGATGCACGGTGCCGGCAACGACTTCGTCGTGCTGGACCTGCGCGGCGGCCTGCCTGTGCCCACGCCCGCGCTGTGCGCGCGCCTGGGCGACCGCCATTTCGGCGTCGGCTGCGACCAGATCCTGACCATCGAGCCGCCGCGCAATGCCGGCAGCATCGCCGCCTATCGCATCTGGAACGCCGATGGTTCGGCCTCCGGCCAGTGCGGCAACGGCGCGCGCTGCGTCGCCGCCTGGCTGGTGCGCGATGGCGCTGCGCCCGCGGATGCCGGCTTCGCCATCGAAAGCCCGGCCGGCGTGCATCCGGTGCGGCATGACGGCGTGGGCGGCTTCATCATCGACATGGGCGCGCCGCGCTTCGCACCGGCCGATATCCCGCTGGCCGGCGTCGACGGCGAACACGCCGAATACACGCTCGCCATCGACGGCGAAACCCTGTGCTTCGGCGCGGTGTCCATGGGGAACCCGCATGCGGTCATCGAGGTCGCCGACGTCGACGCCGCGGATGTCGCCCGCATCGGCCAGGCCGTACAGGCCAGCGCGATGTTCCCGGCGTCGGCCAACGTCGGTTTCGCCCAGGTGCTGGCGCCGGACCGCATCCGCCTGCGCGTGTTCGAGCGTGGCGTCGGCGAGACGCTGGCCTGTGGCAGCGGCGCCTGCGCGGCGGTGGCGGTGTTGGCGCGGCGCGGCCGCGTGCAGGCGGATGCCGAGGTGGCGGTGGACCTGCCCGGCGGCACCCTGCGCATCCGCAACGATACCGCCGCCAACAGCGTGTTCATGGCCGGCCCGGCCGCATTCGTGTTCGAAGGCAACCTGCTTTTCCAGGAGCAACCGTGA
- a CDS encoding lipoprotein translates to MTKRLVLLSLLSCLLAACGNKGPLVLPEQPAAAPAEQTPAETPPAPAAEPPANGDAGTPTSQP, encoded by the coding sequence ATGACCAAGCGCCTCGTCCTGCTCTCGCTCCTTTCCTGCCTGCTGGCCGCCTGCGGCAACAAGGGGCCGCTGGTATTGCCGGAACAGCCCGCCGCTGCGCCGGCAGAGCAAACCCCGGCCGAAACCCCGCCAGCGCCCGCGGCGGAACCGCCGGCCAACGGGGACGCCGGCACGCCTACCAGCCAGCCCTGA
- a CDS encoding YbaN family protein, whose protein sequence is MTRWLWAALAWTSLTLGIIGAFLPVMPTVPFVLLSAFAATRGSDRLRRWLVEHPKFGRAILDWEQNGTVSRQAKRFAIGMMCVSSISMAIFAPRWWMAAIGIGVMALVSVWLWRRPEPRQ, encoded by the coding sequence ATGACCCGCTGGTTATGGGCCGCGTTGGCCTGGACCAGCCTGACGCTGGGCATCATCGGCGCGTTCCTGCCGGTGATGCCAACGGTGCCGTTCGTGCTGCTGTCGGCGTTCGCCGCCACCCGCGGCTCCGATCGCCTGCGGCGCTGGCTGGTGGAGCACCCGAAGTTCGGCCGCGCCATCCTCGACTGGGAGCAGAACGGCACGGTGTCGCGGCAGGCCAAGCGTTTCGCGATCGGCATGATGTGCGTGTCGTCGATATCGATGGCGATCTTTGCGCCGCGCTGGTGGATGGCTGCGATCGGCATCGGCGTGATGGCGCTGGTATCGGTATGGCTGTGGCGGCGCCCCGAGCCGCGACAGTGA
- a CDS encoding S9 family peptidase, translating to MSSLASAQTPPTPPDAEKKPHVVKAPFGAERQDEYYWLRDDSRKDAAMLGYLNAENAYADAVLAPTRPVQDKLYKEIVARIKQDDASVPYRDRGWWYYSRFETGKDYPVHARRKDAPGIDALSIQQANAAGDFAGEEVLLDVNALAAGKDYYSVGDYEVTPDNAVLAYADDNNGRRQYTIRFRNLVTGQAYPETIAGVSANLVWADDNRTLFYVENDPETLLTVRVKKHVLGTDPKLDPVVYEEKDDSFYMGIDRTRDEQYIVIGVSSTVSDELRYAPAADPREFKVLAPRARDVEYDADHFGGRWVIRTNDGKATNFKLVTATDGATSCKDWQDWIAHRDDVLVEGFELFDGFTAIAERSGGLERVRLLKPNGEEYIKADESAYSMGLDVNSEPDTDWVRYSYTSMTTPATVYELNVKTGERRLLKRQPVLGGYDPANYVTERLWATARDGTKIPVSIVYRKGFEKNGKAALLQYAYGSYGMSMDPGFSVTTVSLLDRGMAYAIAHIRGGQEMGRKWYEDGKLLHKKNTFTDFIDVTDFLVKEGYAAPDRVAAHGGSAGGLLMGAIANMAPDRYRVILSQVPFVDVVTTMLDPTIPLTTNEYDEWGNPEQKAFYDYIVTYSPYDNLEAKAYPAMFVGTGLWDSQVQYWEPAKYVARLRDLNTSAEPVIFRTNMEAGHGGKSGRFRRYREQAEMYAFMLDRLGVE from the coding sequence ATGAGCAGCCTTGCCTCCGCCCAGACGCCCCCCACCCCGCCCGATGCGGAGAAGAAGCCGCACGTGGTGAAGGCGCCGTTCGGTGCCGAGCGGCAGGACGAGTACTACTGGCTGCGCGACGACAGCCGCAAGGACGCCGCGATGCTCGGCTACCTCAACGCCGAGAACGCCTACGCCGACGCCGTGCTGGCGCCGACCAGGCCGGTGCAGGACAAGCTCTACAAAGAAATCGTCGCGCGCATCAAGCAGGACGACGCCAGCGTGCCGTACCGCGACCGCGGCTGGTGGTACTACTCGCGCTTCGAGACCGGCAAGGACTACCCGGTGCATGCGCGCCGCAAGGACGCGCCCGGGATCGATGCGCTGTCGATCCAGCAGGCCAACGCGGCCGGTGATTTCGCCGGTGAAGAAGTGCTGCTGGACGTCAATGCGCTTGCCGCCGGCAAGGACTACTACAGCGTCGGCGATTACGAGGTGACGCCGGACAACGCCGTACTGGCCTATGCCGACGACAACAACGGCCGCCGCCAGTACACCATCCGTTTCCGCAACCTCGTCACTGGGCAGGCCTATCCCGAAACCATCGCCGGGGTGTCGGCCAACCTGGTCTGGGCCGATGACAACAGGACCCTGTTCTACGTCGAGAACGACCCGGAAACGCTGCTCACCGTGCGGGTGAAGAAGCATGTGCTGGGCACCGACCCGAAGCTGGATCCGGTCGTCTACGAGGAGAAGGACGACAGTTTCTACATGGGCATCGACCGCACCCGCGACGAGCAGTACATCGTCATCGGCGTGAGCAGCACGGTGTCCGACGAACTGCGCTACGCGCCGGCAGCCGACCCGCGCGAATTCAAGGTGCTGGCGCCGCGCGCGCGCGACGTTGAGTACGACGCCGACCACTTCGGCGGGCGCTGGGTGATCCGCACCAACGATGGCAAGGCGACCAACTTCAAGCTGGTCACCGCCACCGACGGCGCAACCTCGTGCAAGGACTGGCAGGACTGGATCGCGCACCGCGACGACGTGCTGGTCGAAGGCTTCGAGCTGTTCGACGGTTTCACCGCCATCGCCGAACGCAGCGGCGGGCTGGAACGCGTGCGCCTGCTCAAGCCGAACGGCGAGGAATACATCAAGGCCGACGAGTCCGCCTACTCGATGGGCCTGGACGTCAACAGCGAGCCGGATACCGACTGGGTGCGCTACAGCTATACCTCGATGACCACCCCGGCCACCGTGTACGAGCTGAACGTGAAGACCGGCGAGCGCCGCCTGCTCAAGCGCCAGCCGGTGCTGGGCGGCTATGACCCGGCCAACTACGTCACCGAGCGGCTGTGGGCCACCGCCCGCGACGGCACGAAGATTCCCGTCTCCATCGTCTACCGGAAAGGCTTCGAGAAGAACGGCAAGGCCGCGCTGTTGCAGTACGCCTACGGCAGTTACGGCATGTCGATGGATCCGGGCTTCTCGGTCACCACGGTGAGCCTGCTGGACCGCGGCATGGCCTACGCCATCGCGCATATCCGCGGCGGCCAGGAAATGGGCCGCAAGTGGTACGAGGACGGCAAGCTGCTGCACAAGAAGAACACCTTCACCGACTTCATCGACGTCACCGATTTCCTGGTCAAGGAAGGCTATGCCGCACCTGATCGCGTGGCCGCGCACGGCGGCAGCGCCGGCGGCCTGCTGATGGGCGCGATCGCCAACATGGCGCCCGACAGGTACCGCGTGATCCTGTCGCAGGTGCCGTTCGTGGACGTGGTCACCACCATGCTGGACCCCACGATTCCGCTGACCACCAACGAATACGACGAGTGGGGCAACCCGGAACAGAAGGCGTTCTACGACTACATCGTCACCTACTCGCCCTACGACAACCTGGAAGCCAAGGCCTATCCGGCGATGTTCGTCGGTACCGGGCTGTGGGATTCGCAGGTGCAGTACTGGGAACCGGCCAAGTACGTGGCGCGGCTGCGCGACCTCAATACCTCGGCCGAACCGGTCATCTTCCGCACCAACATGGAAGCTGGCCACGGCGGCAAGTCCGGCCGCTTCCGCCGCTATCGCGAGCAGGCGGAAATGTACGCCTTCATGCTGGATCGGTTGGGCGTGGAATAA
- a CDS encoding prolyl oligopeptidase family serine peptidase produces the protein MSQFSSACLIAGLAIAGSASAQTAPPSDPHAWLEDVQGEKALDWVKARNAKAEAEIAGTPAFKTLEAQIRAILDSDAKIPGVEKIGGYYYNFWKDKQHERGVWRRTTLDEYRKPEPKWETVLDLDALNKAENAKWVWHGADCLKPKYERCLIALSPGGSDADVTREFDLTTKQFVQDGFFRPEAKGGLAWIDEDTVYVFTDFGPGTLTTSGYPNIVKEWKRGTPLSAAKTVYEGKPGDMYIAAMRDHTPGWQRDFVSRTLAFYNDELYLRGKDGTLVKIDAPNSAQKNVHKEWLLLELREPYSAGGKTYAPGALVATRFDDFMAGKREFTALFEPDEHSSLAGYTWTRDHLVLNVMQDVKNRLSVLTPGKDGWAKSDFVGAPTIGTLGVGAVDADDSNAVWLTATDFLTPTTLSIATVTDKSGGQQPEVLKSNPVFFDGSKDVIEQHFATSKDGTKVPYFLVRPKALAFDGKAPTLLYGYGGFEVSMTPAYSGGIGKGWLEKGGVYALANIRGGGEYGPRWHQAALKANRHKAYEDFAAIADDLVARKVTSKQHLGAMGGSNGGLLMGNMLTQYPEKFGAIVVQVPLLDMKRYSHLLAGASWMAEYGNPDTADWEFIKGFSPYHLFDPAKTYPATLFTTSTKDDRVHPGHARKMMALMEAAGKDVRYYENIEGGHGGAANNAQAAHMTALAYTFLWDQLAK, from the coding sequence ATGTCCCAGTTTTCCAGCGCCTGCCTGATCGCCGGCCTCGCCATCGCCGGCAGCGCGTCCGCCCAGACCGCGCCGCCTTCCGATCCGCATGCCTGGCTGGAAGACGTGCAGGGCGAGAAGGCGCTGGACTGGGTCAAGGCACGCAACGCCAAGGCCGAGGCGGAGATCGCCGGCACGCCCGCGTTCAAGACGCTGGAAGCGCAGATCCGCGCGATCCTCGATTCCGACGCCAAGATCCCCGGCGTCGAGAAGATCGGCGGGTACTACTACAACTTCTGGAAGGACAAGCAGCACGAGCGCGGCGTCTGGCGCCGCACCACGCTGGACGAGTACCGCAAGCCGGAGCCGAAGTGGGAAACGGTGCTCGACCTGGATGCGCTGAACAAGGCGGAGAACGCCAAGTGGGTCTGGCATGGCGCCGACTGCCTCAAGCCGAAGTACGAGCGCTGCCTGATCGCGCTGTCGCCGGGCGGCTCCGATGCCGACGTGACCCGCGAGTTCGACCTGACCACCAAGCAGTTCGTGCAGGACGGCTTCTTCCGCCCGGAAGCCAAGGGCGGGCTGGCCTGGATCGACGAGGACACGGTCTATGTGTTCACCGATTTCGGCCCGGGCACGCTGACCACCTCGGGTTATCCGAACATCGTCAAGGAATGGAAGCGCGGCACCCCGCTGTCGGCGGCGAAGACCGTGTACGAAGGCAAGCCGGGCGACATGTACATCGCCGCGATGCGCGACCACACGCCCGGCTGGCAGCGTGACTTCGTCAGCCGCACGCTGGCCTTCTACAACGACGAGCTGTACCTGCGCGGCAAGGACGGCACGCTGGTCAAGATCGACGCGCCGAACAGCGCGCAGAAGAACGTGCACAAGGAATGGCTGCTGCTGGAGCTGCGCGAGCCCTACTCCGCTGGCGGCAAGACCTATGCGCCGGGTGCGCTGGTCGCCACCCGCTTCGACGACTTCATGGCCGGCAAGCGCGAATTCACCGCGCTGTTCGAGCCGGATGAACACTCCTCGCTGGCCGGCTACACCTGGACCCGCGACCACCTCGTCCTCAACGTGATGCAGGATGTGAAAAACCGGTTGTCGGTGCTCACCCCGGGCAAGGACGGCTGGGCGAAGTCGGACTTCGTTGGCGCGCCCACCATCGGCACGCTGGGCGTCGGCGCGGTGGACGCGGATGACAGCAATGCGGTGTGGCTGACCGCCACCGACTTCCTGACCCCGACCACGCTGTCCATCGCCACCGTTACCGATAAGAGCGGCGGCCAGCAGCCCGAGGTGCTGAAGTCCAACCCGGTGTTCTTCGACGGATCGAAGGACGTGATCGAGCAGCACTTCGCCACCAGCAAGGACGGCACCAAGGTGCCCTACTTCCTCGTCAGGCCGAAGGCGCTGGCGTTCGACGGCAAGGCGCCGACCCTGCTGTACGGCTACGGCGGCTTCGAGGTGTCGATGACGCCGGCCTATTCCGGCGGCATCGGCAAGGGCTGGCTGGAGAAGGGTGGCGTGTACGCGCTGGCCAACATCCGCGGCGGCGGCGAGTACGGCCCGCGCTGGCACCAGGCCGCGCTCAAGGCCAATCGCCACAAGGCGTACGAGGACTTCGCCGCGATCGCCGACGACCTGGTGGCGCGCAAGGTCACATCAAAGCAGCACCTCGGCGCCATGGGCGGCAGCAACGGCGGCCTGCTGATGGGCAACATGCTGACCCAGTACCCGGAGAAGTTCGGCGCCATCGTGGTGCAGGTGCCGCTGCTGGACATGAAGCGCTACAGCCACCTGCTGGCCGGCGCCTCGTGGATGGCCGAATACGGCAACCCCGACACGGCGGACTGGGAGTTCATCAAGGGCTTTTCGCCCTACCACCTGTTCGACCCGGCCAAGACCTATCCGGCGACCCTGTTCACCACCTCGACCAAGGATGACCGCGTGCATCCGGGACATGCGCGCAAGATGATGGCGCTGATGGAAGCGGCCGGTAAGGACGTGCGCTATTACGAGAACATCGAGGGCGGCCATGGCGGCGCGGCCAACAACGCCCAGGCCGCGCACATGACCGCGCTGGCCTACACCTTCCTGTGGGACCAGCTGGCGAAGTGA
- a CDS encoding patatin-like phospholipase family protein, producing the protein MAAPAREDSPPGTIVLALGGGGARGLAQIGVIEVLLARGMDIEAVAGTSCGALVGGAFAAGKLDELRDWMLRTSRNEMLRLLDPGLGRPAMFTGTRLVRALREVVGEPRIEDLPIDFTAVAVDLLRQREVWLRRGDLWDALRASFAIPGIFTPLNIGGMELVDGGLLAPLPITATRLAGAHRVVAVDIHGSTSQRRDEPVRVVDTQPDEPAVGLLGRWIDRLGEEAAKPTHRFGLMEVMSRALDTMQERIARVQLALEPPELLIRIPRDACQFYEFWRASELIDIGRREAEKALDAAGY; encoded by the coding sequence ATGGCAGCGCCCGCCCGCGAGGATTCGCCGCCGGGCACGATCGTGCTGGCGCTGGGTGGCGGCGGCGCGCGCGGGCTGGCCCAGATCGGTGTGATCGAGGTGCTGCTGGCACGCGGCATGGACATCGAGGCGGTGGCCGGCACCTCCTGCGGCGCATTGGTGGGTGGGGCGTTCGCGGCCGGCAAGCTGGATGAGCTGCGCGACTGGATGCTGCGCACCAGCCGCAACGAGATGCTGCGCCTGCTCGACCCCGGCCTCGGCCGTCCGGCCATGTTCACCGGCACCCGGCTGGTGCGCGCGCTGCGCGAAGTGGTCGGCGAGCCCCGCATCGAGGACCTGCCGATCGACTTCACCGCGGTGGCGGTGGACCTGCTGCGCCAGCGCGAAGTCTGGCTGCGCCGCGGCGACCTGTGGGACGCGCTGCGCGCCTCGTTCGCGATCCCAGGCATCTTCACCCCGCTGAATATCGGCGGCATGGAACTGGTGGACGGAGGCCTGCTGGCACCGCTGCCGATCACCGCCACCCGCCTGGCCGGCGCGCACCGGGTGGTGGCGGTGGACATCCACGGCAGCACGTCGCAGCGCAGGGACGAGCCGGTGCGCGTGGTCGACACCCAGCCGGACGAACCTGCCGTGGGCCTGCTGGGACGCTGGATCGACCGGCTGGGCGAGGAAGCGGCCAAACCCACCCATCGTTTCGGGCTGATGGAAGTGATGTCGCGGGCACTGGACACCATGCAGGAGCGCATCGCCCGCGTGCAGCTGGCGCTGGAGCCGCCGGAGCTGCTGATCCGCATCCCCCGCGATGCCTGCCAGTTCTACGAATTCTGGCGCGCGTCCGAGTTGATAGACATCGGCCGGCGCGAGGCGGAAAAAGCGCTGGACGCGGCGGGGTACTGA